A single window of Salvelinus namaycush isolate Seneca chromosome 11, SaNama_1.0, whole genome shotgun sequence DNA harbors:
- the LOC120056188 gene encoding serine protease FAM111A-like isoform X2, with the protein MDDREKTQPNLDTSVKKITRPSNTSNNQQQTPDQSPGSDAKKESHDESHSFRYRFEYKQYRVTCHTHGTVLDALRTSPEFENMTKKKQGMEIVIQREKERRAAVSTHFPCHLIDNDELVTVSFIKVPNGSSPDTQSLYKQSNPRKKIQPDKLMTFCVETQGGQNIKTKVMKNPELRKKVKYVCVYGYKGEKVKQALRRDGRFDKTILKTRCVLSEPETRVDTEMSQLVDGLDGKSHQGREGEMLVVKVKRIGRVSQPQPDSLEDWDNTPTEELSVPPGGTSEAALSPQNPTTTDTVQTQLQSKEAGKDGSSLVVKQKRQEIPNSKEILNILPSQYAGLEDHLKERENLKKPSDVQQFLRVEFGKKTQGFQEVKKVKILMELSASVCQVRIEGTAKGTGFLLFDKFILTNAHVVQEIYEPITNTLQQSVTVTFDFEDLGEKTQQIPVQSEVVAYGKDDSGNVDFALLELSSDPDITLPLSLLDTFSFPSPDGGIFIIGHPEGGVKKTDPCFIIQRGDFEQAVEKHLTENKEFLHVIKRRCLEEKWDITHLPRDTKKIIYDSCLFHGASGSPVFNEYCQLIAMHTGGYSYPGEGQKTQSIKEYAIPLSGILEEIIIQEVRRKRVDVLQGFLSHRSQKLDVVMERVKTQSDKASLVKAFQEKLPFDSNTSATDQGEQRTFHQFLFDKDDATGVDATGVDVTGVDAMEVDDIYDN; encoded by the exons ATGGATGATAGAGAGAAGACACAACCGAATCTGGACACATCTGTGAAG AAGATTACACGTCCAAGTAACACTTCAAACAACCAGCAACAAACTCCTGACCAATCTCCAGGATCTGATGCCaag AAAGAATCACACGATGAAAGCCATTCCTTCCGATACCGCTTCGAATacaaacaatacagagttacatGCCATACTCATGGAACGGTCCTGGATGCACTGCGAACAAGCCCGGAGTTCGAGaacatgacaaagaaaaaacaggggATGGAAATTGTCATCCAAAGAGAAAAAGAGCGAAGGGCAGCTGTCAGTACACATTTCCCCTGCCATTTAATTGATAACGATGAGCTAGTGACAGTCAGCTTCATCAAAGTTCCAAACGGCAGTTCTCCAGATACCCAGAGCCTTTACAAACAGAGTAACCCCCGCAAAAAAATACAACCTGACAAGTTGATGACTTTCTGTGTTGAAACTCAGGGTGGACAAAATATTAAAACGAAAGTAATGAAAAACCCAGAGCTAAGGAAGAAAGTGAAGTATGTCTGTGTGTACGGATACAAAGGGGAAAAGGTGAAGCAAGCCTTGAGGAGAGATGGGCGATTTGATAAAACCATCTTGAAAACACGCTGTGTTCTTTCTGAGCCAGAGACGAGGGTCGACACAGAGATGTCCCAGCTAGTTGATGGTCTTGATGGGAAAAGTCATCAAGGTCGTGAAGGTGAAATGTTGGTTGTGAAGGTAAAACGTATCGGTCGTGTATCTCAGCCACAGCCAGATAGTCTTGAGGATTGGGACAACACACCAACTGAAGAGCTGTCCGTCCCCCCTGGTGGAACATCAGAAGCAGCTCTCTCTCCTCAGAATCCTACCACAACAGACACAGTTCAAACACAGTTGCAGTCAAAGGAGGCAGGAAAAGATGGTAGTTCTCTGGTGGTGAAGCAAAAACGGCAAGAGATTCCAAACTCTAAAGAGATCCTAAACATCCTGCCTTCCCAATATGCAGGCTTGGAAGATCacttgaaagagagagagaatttgaaAAAGCCTTCAGACGTGCAACAATTCTTAAGAGTAGAGTTTGGAAAGAAAACACAGGGCTTCCAAGAGGTGAAGAAAGTGAAGATACTAATGGAGCTGAGTGCTTCTGTTTGTCAGGTGAGAATTGAAGGGACAGCAAAAGGAACTGGCTTCCTTCTGTTTGACAAGTTCATCCTTACAAACGCCCATGTTGTCCAAGAAATCTATGAGCCGATAACTAACACGCTGCAACAATCTGTAACGGTCACGTTTGACTTTGAAGACCTGGGTGAGAAAACGCAGCAGATACCAGTGCAAAGTGAGGTTGTAGCCTATGGAAAAGATGATTCTGGGAATGTTGACTTTGCTTTGCTGGAGCTTAGCTCAGATCCTGACATCACCTTGCCTTTAAGCTTGCTGGACACCTTCAGCTTTCCATCTCCAGATGGTGGAATCTTCATCATCGGCCACCCCGAGGGCGGGGTGAAAAAGACAGACCCCTGCTTTATCATTCAACGTGGAGATTTCGAACAAGCTGTAGAAAAACATTTAACAGAAAATAAGGAATTTCTTCATGTCATAAAGAGAAGATGTTTAGAGGAGAAATGGGACATCACACATCTACCGAGGGACACAAAAAAGATTATTTATGACAGCTGTTTATTCCACGGTGCCTCTGGCTCTCCAGTTTTCAATGAGTACTGCCAGCTGATAGCTATGCATACAGGCGGCTACTCCTACCCGGGTGAAGGACAGAAAACCCAGAGTATCAAAGAGTATGCTATTCCCCTGTCAGGCATACTTGAGGAGATCATCATCCAAGAGGTGCGTAGGAAACGAGTTGATGTGCTACAGGGATTCCTGAGCCACAGGAGTCAGAAATTAGACGTAGTGATGGAAAGAGTCAAGACACAGTCTGATAAAGCCAGCCTGGTCAAGGCCTTTCAGGAGAAGCTGCCGTTCGACAGTAACACTTCAGCTACAGATCAGGGAGAGCAGAGAACCTTCCACCAGTTCCTCTTTGATAAAGACGACGCCACAGGG GTCGACGCCACAGGGGTCGACGTCACAGGGGTCGACGCCATGGAGGTGGATGATATCTATGACAATTGA
- the LOC120056186 gene encoding serine protease FAM111A-like: MVDLWKKQQKLDSFLKKNTRPSNTSNHQQQTPDQSPGSDAKSSHQSKSSGNQPGTSSQSQDPDIKKEEHDESHSFRYRFLYQQRRVTCHTHGTVLDALRTSPEFENMTKTKQGMEIVIQREKEPRAAVSTHFPCHLIDNDELVTVSFIRGPKGSSSDTQSLSKRSNPPQKIQPDKLMTFCVETQGGQNIKTKVMKNPELRKKVKYVCVYGYKGEKVKRALRRDGRFDKTIFSTRCVLSEPETRVDTEMSQPVDGLDGKSHQGREGEMLIVKVKRIGRVSQPQPDSLEDWDNTPTEELSVPPGGTSEAAVSPQNPTTTDTVQTQLQSKEAGKDGSSLVVKQKWQEIPNSKEILHILRSQYAGLVDHLKERENLKKPSEVQQFLRVAFGKKTQSFQEVKKVKRLMELSASVCQVRIEGTAKGTGFLLFDKFILTNAHVVHQIYEPITNTLQQSVTVTFDFEDLGEKTQQIPVQSEVVAYGKVDSGNLDFALLELSSDPDITLPLSLLDSFSFPSPEGGICIIGHPEGGVKKTDPCFIIQHGDRKQAVEKHVTENKEFFYVINSRYFEENCDITHLLRDTEKITYDTCFFHGASGSPVFNEYCQLIAMHTAGYSYQGKRGKTQSIIEYAIPLSGILEEIIIQAVRRKRVDVLQGFLSHRSQKFDVVMERVKTQSDNASLVKAFQEKLPSKRNTSATDQREQRTFHHFLFDKDDATGVDAMEVDDDQWWKKCPVVIFE; the protein is encoded by the exons ATGGTAGATCTATGGAAGAAACAACAGAAACTGGACTCATTTTTGAAG AAGAATACACGTCCAAGTAACACTTCAAACCACCAACAACAAACTCCTGACCAATCTCCAGGATCTGATGCCaag AGTTCTCATCAGAGTAAATCCTCAGGCAACCAGCCAGGAACATCTAGCCAATCTCAGGATCCTGATATCAAG AAAGAAGAACATGATGAAAGCCATTCCTTCCGATACCGCTTCTTATaccaacaacgcagagttacaTGCCATACTCATGGAACGGTCCTGGATGCACTGCGAACAAGCCCGGAGTTCGAGAACATGACAAAGACAAAACAGGGGATGGAAATTGTCATCCAAAGAGAAAAAGAGCCAAGGGCAGCTGTCAGTACACATTTCCCCTGCCATTTAATTGATAACGATGAGCTAGTGACAGTCAGCTTCATCAGAGGTCCAAAAGGCAGTTCTTCAGATACCCAGAGCCTTTCCAAACGGagtaaccccccccaaaaaatacaaccTGACAAGTTGATGACTTTCTGTGTTGAAACTCAGGGTGGACAAAATATTAAAACAAAAGTAATGAAAAACCCAGAGCTAAGGAAGAAAGTGAAGTATGTCTGTGTGTACGGATACAAAGGGGAAAAGGTGAAGCGAGCCTTGAGGAGAGATGGGCGATTTGATAAAACCATCTTCAGTACACGCTGTGTTCTTTCTGAGCCAGAGACGAGGGTCGACACAGAGATGTCCCAGCCAGTTGATGGTCTTGATGGGAAAAGTCATCAAGGTCGTGAAGGTGAAATGTTGATTGTGAAGGTAAAACGTATCGGTCGTGTATCTCAGCCACAGCCAGATAGTCTTGAGGATTGGGACAACACACCAACTGAAGAGCTGTCCGTCCCCCCTGGTGGAACATCGGAAGCAGCTGTCTCTCCTCAGAATCCTACCACAACAGACACAGTTCAAACACAGTTGCAGTCAAAGGAGGCAGGAAAAGATGGTAGTTCTCTGGTGGTGAAGCAAAAATGGCAAGAGATTCCAAACTCTAAAGAGATCCTACACATCCTGCGTTCCCAATATGCAGGTTTGGTAGATCacttgaaagagagagagaacttgaAAAAGCCTTCAGAAGTGCAACAATTCTTAAGAGTAGCGTTTGGAAAGAAAACACAGAGCTTCCAAGAGGTGAAGAAAGTGAAGAGACTAATGGAGCTGAGTGCTTCTGTTTGTCAGGTGAGAATTGAAGGGACAGCAAAAGGAACTGGCTTCCTTCTGTTTGACAAGTTCATCCTTACAAACGCCCATGTTGTCCATCAAATCTATGAGCCGATAACTAACACGCTGCAACAATCAGTAACGGTCACGTTTGACTTTGAAGACCTGGGTGAGAAAACGCAGCAGATACCAGTGCAAAGTGAGGTTGTAGCCTATGGAAAAGTTGATTCTGGGAATCTTGACTTTGCTTTGCTGGAGCTTAGCTCAGATCCTGACATCACCTTGCCTTTAAGCTTGCTTGACAGCTTCAGCTTTCCGTCTCCAGAGGGTGGAATCTGCATCATCGGCCACCCCGAGGGCGGGGTGAAAAAGACAGACCCCTGCTTTATCATTCAACATGGAGATCGTAAACAAGCTGTAGAAAAACATGTAACAGAAAATAAGGAATTCTTTTATGTCATAAACAGCAGATATTTTGAGGAGAACTGTGACATCACACATCTCCTGAGGGACACAGAGAAGATTACCTATGACACCTGTTTCTTCCACGGTGCCTCTGGCTCTCCAGTCTTCAATGAGTACTGCCAGCTGATAGCTATGCATACAGCAGGCTACTCCTACCAGGGTaaaagagggaaaacccagagtATCATAGAGTATGCCATCCCCCTGTCAGGCATACTTGAGGAGATCATCATCCAAGCGGTGCGTAGGAAAAGAGTTGATGTGCTACAGGGATTCCTGAGCCACAGGAGTCAGAAATTTGACGTAGTGATGGAAAGAGTCAAGACACAGTCTGATAATGCCAGCCTGGTCAAGGCATTTCAGGAGAAGCTGCCGTCCAAAAGGAACACTTCAGCTACagatcagagagagcagagaacctTCCACCACTTCCTCTTTGATAAAGACGATGCCACAGGTGT CGACGCCATGGAGGTGGATGatgaccagtggtggaaaaagtgcccagttgtcatatttgagtaa
- the LOC120056188 gene encoding serine protease FAM111A-like isoform X1 — MDDREKTQPNLDTSVKKITRPSNTSNNQQQTPDQSPGSDAKKESHDESHSFRYRFEYKQYRVTCHTHGTVLDALRTSPEFENMTKKKQGMEIVIQREKERRAAVSTHFPCHLIDNDELVTVSFIKVPNGSSPDTQSLYKQSNPRKKIQPDKLMTFCVETQGGQNIKTKVMKNPELRKKVKYVCVYGYKGEKVKQALRRDGRFDKTILKTRCVLSEPETRVDTEMSQLVDGLDGKSHQGREGEMLVVKVKRIGRVSQPQPDSLEDWDNTPTEELSVPPGGTSEAALSPQNPTTTDTVQTQLQSKEAGKDGSSLVVKQKRQEIPNSKEILNILPSQYAGLEDHLKERENLKKPSDVQQFLRVEFGKKTQGFQEVKKVKILMELSASVCQVRIEGTAKGTGFLLFDKFILTNAHVVQEIYEPITNTLQQSVTVTFDFEDLGEKTQQIPVQSEVVAYGKDDSGNVDFALLELSSDPDITLPLSLLDTFSFPSPDGGIFIIGHPEGGVKKTDPCFIIQRGDFEQAVEKHLTENKEFLHVIKRRCLEEKWDITHLPRDTKKIIYDSCLFHGASGSPVFNEYCQLIAMHTGGYSYPGEGQKTQSIKEYAIPLSGILEEIIIQEVRRKRVDVLQGFLSHRSQKLDVVMERVKTQSDKASLVKAFQEKLPFDSNTSATDQGEQRTFHQFLFDKDDATGVDATGVDATGVDATGVDVTGVDAMEVDDIYDN; from the exons ATGGATGATAGAGAGAAGACACAACCGAATCTGGACACATCTGTGAAG AAGATTACACGTCCAAGTAACACTTCAAACAACCAGCAACAAACTCCTGACCAATCTCCAGGATCTGATGCCaag AAAGAATCACACGATGAAAGCCATTCCTTCCGATACCGCTTCGAATacaaacaatacagagttacatGCCATACTCATGGAACGGTCCTGGATGCACTGCGAACAAGCCCGGAGTTCGAGaacatgacaaagaaaaaacaggggATGGAAATTGTCATCCAAAGAGAAAAAGAGCGAAGGGCAGCTGTCAGTACACATTTCCCCTGCCATTTAATTGATAACGATGAGCTAGTGACAGTCAGCTTCATCAAAGTTCCAAACGGCAGTTCTCCAGATACCCAGAGCCTTTACAAACAGAGTAACCCCCGCAAAAAAATACAACCTGACAAGTTGATGACTTTCTGTGTTGAAACTCAGGGTGGACAAAATATTAAAACGAAAGTAATGAAAAACCCAGAGCTAAGGAAGAAAGTGAAGTATGTCTGTGTGTACGGATACAAAGGGGAAAAGGTGAAGCAAGCCTTGAGGAGAGATGGGCGATTTGATAAAACCATCTTGAAAACACGCTGTGTTCTTTCTGAGCCAGAGACGAGGGTCGACACAGAGATGTCCCAGCTAGTTGATGGTCTTGATGGGAAAAGTCATCAAGGTCGTGAAGGTGAAATGTTGGTTGTGAAGGTAAAACGTATCGGTCGTGTATCTCAGCCACAGCCAGATAGTCTTGAGGATTGGGACAACACACCAACTGAAGAGCTGTCCGTCCCCCCTGGTGGAACATCAGAAGCAGCTCTCTCTCCTCAGAATCCTACCACAACAGACACAGTTCAAACACAGTTGCAGTCAAAGGAGGCAGGAAAAGATGGTAGTTCTCTGGTGGTGAAGCAAAAACGGCAAGAGATTCCAAACTCTAAAGAGATCCTAAACATCCTGCCTTCCCAATATGCAGGCTTGGAAGATCacttgaaagagagagagaatttgaaAAAGCCTTCAGACGTGCAACAATTCTTAAGAGTAGAGTTTGGAAAGAAAACACAGGGCTTCCAAGAGGTGAAGAAAGTGAAGATACTAATGGAGCTGAGTGCTTCTGTTTGTCAGGTGAGAATTGAAGGGACAGCAAAAGGAACTGGCTTCCTTCTGTTTGACAAGTTCATCCTTACAAACGCCCATGTTGTCCAAGAAATCTATGAGCCGATAACTAACACGCTGCAACAATCTGTAACGGTCACGTTTGACTTTGAAGACCTGGGTGAGAAAACGCAGCAGATACCAGTGCAAAGTGAGGTTGTAGCCTATGGAAAAGATGATTCTGGGAATGTTGACTTTGCTTTGCTGGAGCTTAGCTCAGATCCTGACATCACCTTGCCTTTAAGCTTGCTGGACACCTTCAGCTTTCCATCTCCAGATGGTGGAATCTTCATCATCGGCCACCCCGAGGGCGGGGTGAAAAAGACAGACCCCTGCTTTATCATTCAACGTGGAGATTTCGAACAAGCTGTAGAAAAACATTTAACAGAAAATAAGGAATTTCTTCATGTCATAAAGAGAAGATGTTTAGAGGAGAAATGGGACATCACACATCTACCGAGGGACACAAAAAAGATTATTTATGACAGCTGTTTATTCCACGGTGCCTCTGGCTCTCCAGTTTTCAATGAGTACTGCCAGCTGATAGCTATGCATACAGGCGGCTACTCCTACCCGGGTGAAGGACAGAAAACCCAGAGTATCAAAGAGTATGCTATTCCCCTGTCAGGCATACTTGAGGAGATCATCATCCAAGAGGTGCGTAGGAAACGAGTTGATGTGCTACAGGGATTCCTGAGCCACAGGAGTCAGAAATTAGACGTAGTGATGGAAAGAGTCAAGACACAGTCTGATAAAGCCAGCCTGGTCAAGGCCTTTCAGGAGAAGCTGCCGTTCGACAGTAACACTTCAGCTACAGATCAGGGAGAGCAGAGAACCTTCCACCAGTTCCTCTTTGATAAAGACGACGCCACAGGGGTCGACGCCACAGGGGTCGACGCCACAGGGGTCGACGCCACAGGGGTCGACGTCACAGGGGTCGACGCCATGGAGGTGGATGATATCTATGACAATTGA